CTTCGGTCCCTTGTGAGAGTTGAATGATTGTGTGGGCGGCGGTGGAATTATCATCCAGAAGGAGATACTCAACAAACAAGGCCGGCTCACCGATGAGGAGTGGAAGATAATCCATGATCACCCCATGATCAGCGAGGATATATTAAAACCGGTGGTGTTCGACAAGGAGATGCTTGACATCGTGCGATCCCACCACGAGCGGTATGACGGGATCGGCTATCCGGACAAGATGGACGGCAAGAGCATCAACATCTTCGCGCAGATTATCGCGGTCGCCGACAGCTACGACGCGATGACGAGCGCGAGGGCATACCG
This Candidatus Auribacterota bacterium DNA region includes the following protein-coding sequences:
- a CDS encoding HD domain-containing protein, whose translation is MGGGGIIIQKEILNKQGRLTDEEWKIIHDHPMISEDILKPVVFDKEMLDIVRSHHERYDGIGYPDKMDGKSINIFAQIIAVADSYDAMTSARAYRPALSKGDAIEELKKYSGTQFNPRVVEAFVAIPTREPHA